One genomic window of Cupriavidus oxalaticus includes the following:
- a CDS encoding alpha/beta fold hydrolase, producing MTIALTVAGLLIGLLVVLGAALWLHTLRTVRRIEAAMPPRGRFVEVPGARLHVVERGQGPAVLLVHGLSGQLENFGYGMIEPLARHFRVIAVDRPGAGHSTRVAGTAADLPAQAESLAALCDQLGLDKPLVVGHSLGGAIALALAIHHPERVGGLALIAPLTHPPKAISPVFQAMTVPGALRRLLAWTLVVPMSERRREEVMDIVFGPDPFPLDFPTRGGGLLALRPSHFLAASEDLIGAARSLPAMLPHYGSLRVPVSVLYGRDDRILDFAEHGEALVARVPGATLTLVDGGHMLPVTAIDTCVDFVRDAAAPRHAPAPGPAQFA from the coding sequence GTGACCATCGCCCTGACCGTCGCTGGCCTGCTGATCGGGCTGCTCGTGGTGCTGGGCGCCGCGCTATGGCTGCACACGTTGCGCACCGTCCGGCGCATCGAGGCGGCAATGCCGCCGCGCGGACGCTTTGTCGAGGTACCCGGCGCGCGGCTGCACGTGGTCGAGCGCGGCCAGGGTCCCGCCGTGCTGCTGGTGCACGGCCTGTCCGGACAACTGGAGAATTTCGGCTACGGCATGATCGAACCGCTCGCGCGCCATTTCCGCGTGATCGCCGTCGACCGCCCCGGCGCGGGCCACTCGACGCGCGTGGCAGGCACCGCTGCGGATCTGCCGGCACAGGCCGAGTCGCTCGCGGCACTGTGCGACCAGCTTGGACTGGACAAGCCGCTGGTGGTCGGCCACTCGCTTGGCGGCGCGATCGCGCTGGCACTGGCCATCCATCACCCCGAGCGCGTCGGCGGCCTGGCGCTGATCGCGCCGCTCACCCATCCGCCCAAGGCGATTTCGCCGGTCTTCCAGGCGATGACCGTGCCGGGCGCGCTGCGCCGGCTGCTGGCGTGGACGCTGGTGGTGCCGATGTCGGAACGGCGCCGTGAAGAAGTCATGGATATCGTGTTCGGTCCCGACCCGTTCCCGCTCGACTTCCCGACGCGCGGCGGCGGCCTGCTGGCGCTGCGGCCCTCCCATTTCCTTGCCGCTTCCGAGGACCTGATCGGTGCCGCGCGAAGCCTGCCGGCAATGTTGCCGCACTATGGATCGCTGCGCGTGCCGGTGAGCGTGCTGTACGGGCGCGATGACCGCATCCTCGACTTTGCCGAGCATGGCGAAGCACTGGTCGCCAGGGTGCCGGGCGCCACGCTGACGCTGGTCGACGGCGGGCATATGCTGCCGGTGACCGCCATCGACACCTGTGTCGACTTTGTGCGCGACGCCGCCGCGCCGCGGCATGCGCCGGCGCCGGGCCCGGCCCAGTTCGCCTGA
- a CDS encoding flavin-containing monooxygenase encodes MTAAHPDDAVLDVLIVGAGLSGIGAARHLQMRCPGKRYAILEARDAIGGTWDLFRYPGIRSDSDMYTLGYRFKPWRGARAITDGPSIRAYIRETAEEAGITPHIRFGHKVVSAAWESAAGCWTVEAERTANHSRLRLRTRLLYVCAGYYSYAEGHRPAFDGEERFRGRILHPQFWDESLDYGGKRVVVIGSGATAVTLVPEMAKRAAQVTMLQRSPTYIVTRPAEDAIAHKLRRLLPERLAYGATRWKNVLLGMMFFQLARRRPARTREKLIGMAAAQLAPGFDVATHLTPRYNPWDQRLCLVPDGDLFGAIRDGRATVETDTIERFTEDGIVLASGKTLAADIVVVATGLKLNMLGDIAVSVDGEPRRPADSFAYKGMMLSGVPNLVLAFGYTNASWTLKADLTAEYVCRLLRHMGRHGHRMAMPRAPAGMQPTPFLDFTSGYVQRAATVLPRQGDRKPWRVYQNYLKDMLTIRHGRIADGVLQFDVPSFSSPAGRPHRDSQEPAETNTVPAVAGNEVQS; translated from the coding sequence ATGACCGCAGCCCATCCTGATGATGCCGTCCTCGATGTCCTGATCGTAGGCGCCGGCCTGTCCGGCATCGGCGCCGCGCGCCACCTGCAGATGCGCTGCCCCGGCAAGCGCTACGCCATCCTGGAAGCCCGCGACGCCATCGGCGGCACCTGGGACCTGTTCCGCTACCCGGGCATCCGCTCCGACTCGGACATGTACACGCTGGGCTACCGCTTCAAGCCCTGGCGCGGCGCCAGGGCCATCACCGACGGGCCGTCGATCCGGGCCTATATCCGCGAGACCGCCGAGGAAGCCGGCATCACGCCGCATATCCGCTTTGGCCACAAGGTCGTCAGCGCCGCATGGGAAAGCGCCGCCGGCTGCTGGACGGTCGAGGCCGAGCGTACGGCAAATCACAGCCGCCTGCGCCTGCGCACCCGCCTGCTCTATGTCTGCGCCGGCTATTACAGCTATGCCGAGGGGCACCGCCCGGCCTTTGACGGCGAGGAGCGCTTCCGCGGCCGCATCCTGCATCCACAGTTCTGGGACGAATCGCTCGACTACGGCGGCAAACGCGTTGTGGTGATCGGCAGCGGCGCCACGGCGGTCACGCTGGTGCCGGAGATGGCAAAGCGCGCCGCGCAGGTGACCATGCTGCAACGCTCGCCCACCTACATCGTGACGCGCCCCGCCGAAGACGCGATCGCCCACAAGCTGCGCAGGCTGCTGCCCGAGCGGCTGGCCTACGGCGCCACGCGCTGGAAGAACGTGCTGCTCGGCATGATGTTCTTCCAGCTGGCGCGGCGGCGGCCCGCGCGCACCAGGGAAAAGCTGATCGGCATGGCGGCGGCGCAGCTGGCACCGGGTTTCGACGTCGCGACGCATCTCACGCCGCGCTACAACCCATGGGACCAGCGCCTGTGCCTGGTGCCCGATGGCGACCTGTTCGGCGCCATCCGCGACGGCCGTGCCACGGTGGAGACCGATACCATCGAACGGTTCACCGAAGACGGCATCGTGCTGGCCAGCGGCAAGACGCTCGCCGCAGATATAGTAGTCGTGGCCACTGGGCTGAAGCTGAACATGCTGGGCGACATCGCGGTCAGCGTCGACGGCGAGCCGCGCCGCCCCGCCGACTCGTTCGCGTACAAGGGGATGATGCTGAGCGGCGTGCCCAACCTGGTGCTCGCCTTCGGCTACACCAATGCCTCGTGGACGCTCAAGGCCGACCTCACCGCCGAGTACGTCTGCCGCCTGTTGCGCCATATGGGCCGCCATGGCCACCGCATGGCGATGCCGCGCGCGCCGGCCGGCATGCAGCCCACGCCGTTCCTGGATTTCACGTCGGGCTATGTGCAACGTGCCGCCACCGTGCTGCCCCGTCAAGGCGACCGCAAGCCCTGGCGCGTCTATCAGAATTACTTGAAAGACATGCTGACGATCCGGCACGGGCGCATCGCCGACGGCGTGCTGCAGTTCGATGTCCCGTCTTTCTCCTCCCCGGCTGGCCGGCCACACCGCGACAGCCAGGAGCCTGCCGAAACCAATACCGTGCCGGCCGTTGCCGGCAACGAGGTGCAATCGTGA